Proteins encoded within one genomic window of Lampris incognitus isolate fLamInc1 chromosome 19, fLamInc1.hap2, whole genome shotgun sequence:
- the LOC130129620 gene encoding supervillin-like — MYRNPWISNYLSHVKFCSQGLGSETPIKLGNPRLLQKRALSFQKEFSIDEKDNLAKSTKDIDVSLLANLPKVSELRKRFEGITTSASDWEMNRKERIARRLEGIEGEVHPSLLPSLVANRLLEEDTPRYTRASDPFEPCGVTVQRYGSEDLDSTDMQLTAPELQSRARCQPELQSSVHHEPGYSSGSTPELESKAERIARYKAERRRQLAERYGISLDTEPDVDCSARYARGRKESDGSERRGRGELLGEEGRDITLSSYANTSAISPRAGRTALQYSYPDSGFESSRSRVDSLTERERLMNMENQRRAQQEKALPTDPASSSSYMDVMSSSQSARLPAKDYMVTGVPPSSPKLSRHPTQSSPKHGVSPGDIFIEQQATSGLSRQGAGMKLSSDWFLETDAEGDTHSLINWPSRVRVRERLAREEGHQKSPELGSVVDAPVYRRHLQSQTASRHHTEPPSSQLTRSGQTEGHEGGGYPSYLSMATSTAPKVQQQPLDGKEEDSQEMKTKSLLKSRRAMLPSEIFYRETSTEDPRRGRGDEFLGKTREVEVDAPARGGFGGRTRQRREDVADPVRPTEHVSRLQAAESRARERENAIYSHRGLAPSYNQPNVAHTTVSDSCTSNPVSTCSPPDTGAPQGPSQRNLHHQSSGSRAVREGESSQASKERISEKEDHQDSKISVAQLRHSFLESTSIPSATRRPELSCVSSDFPEADEEKLDERAKLSVAAKRSLFRELEKSIDAGVPKLRSRNAAVERRLRRTQDRSRTQPVTTEEVVIAAT; from the exons ATGTACCGGAACCCGTGGATCTCCAATTATCTGAGCCATGTCAAGTTTTGCAGCCAAG GACTTGGAAGTGAGACACCCATCAAACTTGGCAACCCCAGATTACTCCAGAAGAGGGCTCTGAG TTTCCAGAAAGAGTTCTCAATTGACGAGAAGGACAACCTTGCCAAAAGCACCAAGGATATAGATGTCAGTCTCTTGGCCAATCTCCCTAAAG TTTCTGAACTGAGAAAGCGATTTGAAGGCATTACTACAAGTGCAAGCGATTGGGAGATGAACAG GAAGGAGCGTATTGCCCGACGGTTGGAGGGTATAGAGGGTGAGGTACATCCCTCTCTGTTGCCCAGCTTGGTGGCCAATCGGCTTTTGGAGGAGGACACCCCACGATACACACGTGCCTCGGACCCCTTTGAGCCCTGTGGTG TCACAGTCCAACGATATGGCTCTGAGGACTTGGACAGCACAGACATGCAGCTAACTGCTCCAGAGCTGCAGTCCAGAGCCCGGTGTCAACCCGAACTTCAGTCATCTGTGCACCACGAGCCTGGCTACAGCTCTGGCTCTACCCCTGAACTTGAGTCCAAGGCTGAGCGCATCGCCCGCTACAAGGCCGAGCGTCGGCGGCAGCTAGCTGAGCGCTATGGCATCTCTTTGGATACAGAGCCGGACGTGGACTGCTCTGCACGCTACGCGCGTGGCCGGAAAGAGTCCGATGGCTCAGAGAGGCGTGGCAGGGGGGAGTTGTtgggggaggaagggagagatatCACCTTGAGTTCCTATGCCAACACTTCTGCCATCAGCCCCAGAGCTGGCCGCACTGCACTCCAGTACAGCTATCCGGATTCAGGCTTTGAGTCAAGCCGGTCCAGGGTCGACTCGCTCACTGAGAGGGAGCGGCTGATGAACATGGAGAATCAGCGCAGGGCTCAGCAGGAGAAGGCTTTGCCCACCGACCCAGCATCCTCTTCCTCATACATGGACGTGATGTCATCATCTCAGTCCGCCAGGTTGCCTGCTAAGGATTACATGGTCACAGGGGTACCACCCAGCTCACCAAAGCTGAGCAGACACCCAACCCAGTCTTCGCCAAAACATGgggtgtcccctggggacatatTCATCGAACAACAGGCCACTTCTGGGCTCAGCAGACAGGG TGCAGGGATGAAACTGAGCAGTGATTGGTTCCTCGAGACCGATGCTGAGGGTGACACCCATTCTCTTATCAACTGGCCATCCAG AGTACGAGTTAGGGAGAGGCTCGCCAGGGAGGAGGGCCACCAGAAGAGCCCAGAACTGGGAAGTGTTGTGGATGCCCCTGTGTACCGCAGACACCTCCAGTCCCAGACTGCCTCACGCCACCATACAGAACCGCCAAGCTCTCAGCTCACCCGGTCTGGGCAAACTGAGGGGCATGAGGGAGGTGGATACCCCAGCTATCTGTCCATGGCTACTAGCACTGCCCCTAAGGTGCAGCAGCAGCCCTTGGACGGAAAAGAGGAAGACTCCCAGGAGATGAAGACAAAGAGCCTTTTAAAGAGTAGGAGAGCCATGCTGCCCTCAGAGATCTTCTACAGGGAGACGAGCACTGAAGACCCACGGAGAGGAAGGGGGGATGAGTTCCTAGGCAAGACCAGGGAGGTTGAGGTGGATGCTCCTGCAAGAGGAGGCTTTGGCGGTAGAACCAGGCAACGGCGGGAGGATGTAGCTGATCCCGTCAGACCCACGGAGCACGTATCCCGCCTGCAGGCTGCCGAGAGCAGAGCTAGAGAGCGGGAGAACGCTATCTACAGCCACAGAGGCCTCGCTCCCTCCTACAACCAGCCTAATGTGGCCCATACAACAGTGTCTGACAGTTGCACCTCCAACCCAGTCTCGACATGCTCCCCGCCAGACACTGGGGCTCCACAAGGGCCCAGTCAAAGAAACCTGCACCACCAGTCCTCGGGGTCCAGAGCTGTCAGGGAGGGGGAGAGTTCCCAAGCTAGCAAGGAGAGGATAAGTGAAAAAGAGGATCACCAGGACTCCAAGATCTCCGTGGCCCAGCTCAGACACTCCTTCTTAGAGAGCACCAGCATCCCCTCGGCCACCAGAAGACCTGAGCT GTCCTGTGTGAGTTCAGATTTTCCAGAAG